Proteins encoded by one window of Candidatus Mesenet endosymbiont of Phosphuga atrata:
- a CDS encoding replicative DNA helicase, whose amino-acid sequence MTEINHLLQTSNLEKEICKLPRNIEAEQILIGAMIRNNGICDAVEDIIKAEALYEPLHQRIFEQIIKVRKRSIVANEMSLEMFLKEDSGFVECGGVQYLARLVAKASIALDIHSIAKIIWDTYLRRCLIEIGQGIINDSYSYDIESPAQIQIEQAMTKLFSLAITGQAERTYAKLSSSIAEVIEKVNLVKHNPELLGITTGFHDLNQLLGGLQKSDLLILAARPSMGKTAFALNMALNACKALQKNTEEQHVGFFSLEMSAEQLTARLMTIESGISYYKALTGKISDFELRKFLTTSSKLSDLPLIIDDTPALSISTLRTKIRLLYQLYNLRVVFIDYLQLLRGTTKRSSENRVQEISEITQGLKAIAKELNIPIIALSQLSRLVEQRDDKKPQLSDLRESGSIEQDADIVMFLYREEYYELRKQPDEGSSKHRDWQEKMEKIRNIADLIVAKQRNGPIGNIKLYFSSSEGVFKDYTGRYDI is encoded by the coding sequence ATGACAGAGATTAACCATTTATTACAAACTTCGAATCTAGAAAAAGAAATATGCAAACTGCCACGTAATATAGAAGCAGAGCAGATATTAATTGGCGCAATGATACGCAATAACGGAATTTGTGATGCTGTGGAAGACATAATCAAGGCAGAAGCGTTATATGAGCCACTGCATCAGCGTATTTTTGAGCAGATCATTAAAGTCAGAAAACGTAGTATTGTTGCAAATGAGATGAGTTTGGAGATGTTTCTTAAAGAAGACTCAGGATTTGTTGAATGTGGAGGAGTGCAGTATTTGGCAAGGCTTGTAGCTAAAGCAAGTATAGCGCTTGACATTCACAGTATTGCAAAAATTATATGGGATACTTACCTAAGAAGATGCTTAATTGAAATTGGGCAAGGTATTATAAATGATAGCTATAGCTATGATATTGAAAGCCCTGCACAAATACAAATAGAGCAAGCCATGACAAAGCTATTTAGCCTAGCAATTACAGGACAAGCTGAAAGAACTTATGCAAAATTATCTAGCTCAATAGCAGAGGTCATAGAAAAAGTAAATTTGGTAAAACACAACCCAGAGCTACTTGGCATAACGACAGGATTTCATGATTTAAATCAACTTTTGGGAGGTTTGCAAAAGTCTGATTTATTAATTCTGGCTGCAAGGCCCTCAATGGGTAAAACGGCATTTGCGCTTAATATGGCACTAAATGCTTGCAAAGCTCTACAAAAAAACACTGAAGAACAACACGTAGGTTTTTTCTCACTTGAAATGTCGGCAGAACAGTTAACTGCAAGGCTTATGACCATAGAGTCTGGAATAAGTTATTATAAAGCTTTAACAGGAAAGATTAGCGATTTTGAGCTACGTAAATTTTTAACTACCAGTAGTAAACTATCGGATCTTCCGCTAATAATAGATGATACTCCAGCACTGTCTATCAGCACTCTGCGCACAAAAATAAGGCTTTTATATCAATTATATAACTTACGGGTAGTATTTATAGATTATTTGCAACTGCTAAGAGGAACCACAAAAAGAAGTAGTGAGAACAGAGTACAAGAAATATCAGAAATTACCCAAGGGTTAAAAGCAATTGCCAAAGAACTTAATATTCCAATTATTGCGCTGTCACAACTTTCTCGTTTGGTAGAACAAAGAGATGATAAAAAACCACAGCTTTCTGATTTGCGTGAGTCGGGAAGTATAGAGCAAGATGCCGACATAGTAATGTTCTTATATAGAGAAGAATATTATGAGTTAAGAAAGCAACCAGATGAAGGCAGTAGCAAACATAGGGATTGGCAAGAGAAAATGGAAAAAATTAGAAATATTGCAGACCTCATCGTTGCGAAACAACGAAACGGCCCCATAGGTAACATAAAATTATACTTTAGCTCAAGCGAAGGGGTATTTAAAGATTATACAGGAAGATATGATATTTAA
- the bamE gene encoding outer membrane protein assembly factor BamE, giving the protein MGDSKEAVADLLGSPTFSSKHDDKIWYYVSSKIKQYRFFQKRKCSSKSLQITFNDNNIVDYINYIIIPEKKCGE; this is encoded by the coding sequence TTGGGAGATAGTAAGGAAGCAGTAGCAGATTTGCTTGGTAGCCCCACTTTTTCATCAAAGCATGATGATAAAATCTGGTATTATGTATCAAGTAAAATAAAGCAATATCGTTTTTTTCAGAAAAGAAAATGCAGCAGTAAGTCTTTGCAAATTACCTTTAATGATAACAACATAGTGGATTATATTAATTATATAATTATTCCTGAGAAAAAATGTGGTGAATAA
- a CDS encoding transposase: MLFLPPYSPDLNPIEHFWFAIKHAVRKMLPIFLPDINVAVNFIFQKSEKAYLC; the protein is encoded by the coding sequence GTGTTGTTTTTGCCGCCATATTCACCGGATTTGAATCCAATTGAGCATTTTTGGTTTGCAATTAAACATGCTGTGAGAAAAATGCTACCAATTTTCTTGCCAGATATTAATGTTGCTGTTAATTTTATTTTTCAAAAATCGGAGAAAGCTTATCTGTGTTAG
- a CDS encoding transposase, whose protein sequence is MFTEKPAFKKKRISIIGALNHGKVGTPCAFEGYCNSELFEVYIKNILVPELKTGQSLIMQAFISP, encoded by the coding sequence TTGTTTACTGAAAAACCTGCATTTAAGAAGAAAAGGATCAGTATTATTGGAGCTTTAAATCATGGAAAAGTTGGCACGCCATGTGCATTTGAGGGATATTGCAACAGTGAACTTTTTGAGGTTTATATTAAAAATATACTAGTTCCTGAATTGAAAACTGGACAATCCTTGATAATGCAAGCTTTTATAAGTCCGTAA